Proteins found in one Brachypodium distachyon strain Bd21 chromosome 5, Brachypodium_distachyon_v3.0, whole genome shotgun sequence genomic segment:
- the LOC100846263 gene encoding auxin response factor 8 — MLTFTELACPAGSSAADDAVDSQLWLACAGSMCSVPPVGAAVYYFPQGHAEQAAGAGAVDMPRVPDLVPCRVSAVRFMADPQSDEVFAKIRLLPLRRGEPVADVGEAAAAREPLQQDADNNKPASFAKTLTQSDANNGGGFSVPRFCAETIFPALDYGAEPPVQSIFVRDVHGEEFKFRHIYRGTPRRHLLTTGWSNFVNQKKLLAGDSVVFLRASGEGGGGGEVHVGIRRARRVFCGADVEGPSSAASGWDHYRGLMRGNASSGNDGGGKGNNNNKVTAEDVAAAARLAAAGQVFEVVYYPRASTPEFCVRAGAVKAAMQVRWCPGMRFKMAFETEDSSRISWFMGTVAGVCAADPVHWPQSPWRLLQVSWDEPELLQNVKRVCPWLVELVSSMPNLHLPSFSPPRKKPRIPTCADFPLDGSHFFLQPPFAPLGLNPSSLAQHGHHGFSFFPFPGSGGTPPAPAPLAGGIQGARHAHFGPSPSSVDLRNSKHPRSSLRPHTDIRHPAAPALVVAPCAPGISTDLTIGNGTSSVREDDVATCALPKAPPTLQLFGQEILTEEQMMKASSNTGGLTLTSSPNSETEKAADVSEGSDSVVTQGSTSSNNNNSTSSWRLRWFGDNGSGQASELLGLQPGQCKVFVESDAIGRNLDLSQLSSFEELYSRMSDMFDIESAELRNNVHYRSAAGEVKNVGDEPFRAFVKSARRLTIFAEAE; from the exons ATGCTGACGTTCACGGAGCTAGCTTGCCCGGCgggcagcagcgccgccgacgatgcggTTGACTCGCAGCTGTGGCTGGCCTGCGCCGGGAGCATGTGCTCCGTGCCGCCCGTTGGCGCCGCCGTGTACTACTTCCCTCAGGGCCACGCCGAgcaggcggccggcgccggcgccgtggacATGCCGCGCGTCCCGGACCTCGTCCCCTGCCGCGTGTCCGCCGTGCGGTTCATGGCCGACCCGCAGAGCGACGAGGTCTTCGCCAAGATCCGTCTTCTCCCGCTCCGGCGCGGAGAACCCGTGGCGGACGTGGgcgaggccgcggccgcccgcgAGCCGCTGCAGCAGGACGCTGACAACAACAAGCCGGCGTCGTTCGCCAAGACGCTGACGCAGTCGGACGCCAACAACGGCGGCGGGTTCTCGGTGCCGCGGTTCTGCGCGGAGACCATCTTCCCGGCGCTGGACTACGGCGCCGAGCCGCCCGTGCAGAGCATCTTCGTGAGGGACGTGCACGGGGAGGAGTTCAAGTTCCGCCACATCTACCGCGGCACGCCCCGACGCCACCTGCTCACCACGGGCTGGAGCAACTTCGTCAACCAGAAGAAGCTCCTCGCGGGGGActccgtcgtcttcctccgcgcATCCGGCgagggcgggggcggcggcgaggtccaCGTCGGCATCCGGCGCGCCAGGCGCGTGTTCTGCGGCGCCGACGTCGAGggcccctcctcggccgcctccGGGTGGGACCACTACCGGGGCCTGATGCGCGGCAATGCGAGCTCCGgcaacgacggcggcggcaaggggaATAATAACAACAAGGTCACTGCGGAggacgtggcggcggcggcgaggctggccgcggcagggcaggtgttcgaggtggtgtACTACCCGCGGGCGAGCACGCCCGAGTTCTGCGTGCGCGCTGGCGCGGTCAAGGCGGCCATGCAGGTGCGGTGGTGCCCCGGCATGCGCTTCAAGATGGCGTTCGAGACCGAGGACTCGTCGCGGATCAGCTGGTTCATGGGCACCGTCGCAGGCGTctgcgccgccgaccccgtccACTGGCCGCAATCGCCCTGGCGGCTCCTCCAG GTGAGCTGGGACgagccggagctcctccagAACGTGAAGCGCGTGTGCCCGTGGCTGGTGGAGCTCGTGTCCAGCATGCCAAACCTCCACCTGCCGTCTTTCTCCCCGCCGCGCAAGAAGCCGCGGATCCCGACCTGCGCCGACTTCCCCTTGGACGGCAGCCACTTCTTCCTCCAGCCACCGTTCGCTCCTCTCGGTCTCAACCCCAGCTCGCTCGCGCAGCACGGCCACCACggtttctccttcttccccttcccgGGCAGCGGTGGTACACCTCCAGCTCCTGCTCCTCTCGCGGGCGGCATACAGGGAGCCAGGCATGCGCACTTCGGTCCGTCTCCGTCCTCGGTGGATCTCCGCAACAGCAAACACCCGCGGTCCAGCCTACGGCCGCACACTGACATCCGCCACCCCGCAGCCCCCGCTCTGGTGGTCGCTCCTTGCGCGCCAGGAATCAGCACCGACCTGACGATCGGCAATGGCACCTCGTCCGTCCGCGAAGACGACGTGGCCACGTGCGCTCTGCCCAAGGCGCCGCCGACGCTTCAGCTCTTCGGACAGGAGATACTGACCGAGGAGCAGATGATGAAAGCCAGCAGCAACACCGGCGGTCTGACGCTGACATCCTCGCCCAACTCGGAAACCGAGAAAGCGGCCGATGTCTCGGAAGGCTCCGACTCCGTGGTGACCCAGGGCAGCACGAgtagcaacaacaacaacagcacgTCCTCTTGGAGGCTGCGATGGTTCGGGGACAACGGCAGCGGCCAGGCATCTGAGCTTCTTGGGCTGCAGCCGGGCCAGTGCAAGGTGTTCGTCGAGTCGGACGCCATCGGCCGCAACCTTGATCTCTCGCAGCTGAGCTCGTTCGAGGAGCTCTACTCCCGCATGTCTGACATGTTTGACATCGAGAGCGCCGAGCTGAGGAACAATGTGCATTaccgcagcgccgccggcgaggtcaAGAACGTCGGCGATGAGCCCTTCAG AGCGTTCGTGAAATCGGCCCGGAGGCTGACTATTTTTGCAGAAGCTGAATAA